The Rhizobium grahamii DNA window GGTCATTGATCGCTGCGTTCTCGCGGCAAAGAAGATCGATGTAAGCCGGACGGATATTTTCGCAACGGGCGACGTCATGATGGAAGCTGCGGCGCGAGACGCGGCGAATTTTGCACTCATTGACTGCTTCAGCCGTGAACGAGAAGGTCTCCAGGAGGGAGGCGCCGATCACGTCGCCGGCAAAGTGAAAGGCGATGATCACCCGTCGACCTTCGCCTATGATGCGATGAAGGCGGACAACACCCTCGACCACCTGGAAAAGATGCGTGGCATCGTCCCCTTCCCAGCAGATCGCTTCTCCGGCAGCGATCGTTTCCAGCGGGCAAGCATGAAAGACCGAAGAAAGTATCGGGGTTGCAACCGCATGCTTGGTCGGTTGAGCATTCGTGAAAGCGTTCTTGCCCTGCATCAGCATCGTGGTGTCCCCTCGTTGAGTGAACCCAGTAGAACTTGCCCGAGTCACATCACGATGAGAGCAGCGTGCGATTTAGTGCTTGTTCGTAACAGTTTGTGACAGCGTCGGGCTGCGCGTCTTTGTGCTGGTTCGTTGATATAGATCAAGGAGCCGGCGTCGCCCTCATGACAGTCCTTCCTCAAACTACGAGCAAGGCGGTCGTTCCCGGTCGCCTGCGCATGGGGACTACGTCATGAATTACACGATTGAAACAATAGTGGTCGCGGTGGCCGCATTTCTGGCCTTGGTTGCGGCCGGCCTTGCCCACGACCACCTTTTTGCGATCCATATGGGCATCCTATGTTTCTGCCTGTTTGCGGGTACGTTGCTGCTCGTGCGTCGGATCGACTTCTCGAGGGCCGGGCAGGTGTCCAAGGTCGAGACTTCCGGCTATTTCGATGAGGTCATCCGCTACGGGTTGATCGCCACGGTGGGATGGGGCGTGGTTGGCTTCCTCGTCGGAGTGATTATCGCCGCTCAGCTCGCGTTCCCTGACCTGGATTTGGCGCCCTACCTAAATTTCGGGCGACTGCGTCCCGTCCACACCTCGGCTGTCATTTTCGCCTTCGGCGGCAACGCGCTGATCATGACATCCTTCTATGTCGTCCAACGCACCTGTCATGCTCGGCTGTTCGGTGGTAGCCTCGCGTGGTTCGTCTTCTGGGGCTACCAGCTCTTCATCGTCATGGCGGCCACCGGCTATGTGCTTGGCATCACTCAGGCACGCGAGTATGCCGAGCCCGAATGGTATGTCGATATCTGGCTGACCATCGTCTGGGTTGCCTATCTCGTCGTCTATCTCGGCACGATCCTTAGGCGTAAGGAGCCGCATATCTATGTGGCGAACTGGTTTTATCTCGGCTTCATCGTCACCATCGCAATGCTTCATGTAGTGAACAACCTCGCCGTCCCGGTGTCTTTCCTGGGCTCGAAGAGCTATTCGGTCTTCTCGGGCGTCCAGGATGCGCTGACACAGTGGTGGTACGGCCATAACGCCGTCGGCTTCTTCCTGACCGCCGGATTCCTCGGGATGATGTATTACTTCGTGCCGAAGCAGGCCAACCGCCCGGTCTACTCATACCGCCTGTCGATCATCCATTTCTGGGCACTGATCTTCATGTACATTTGGGCGGGCCCCCATCACTTGCACTACACTGCCCTCCCGGATTGGGCACAGACGCTCGGGATGGTCTTCTCGATCATGCTGTGGATGCCGTCCTGGGGGGGATGATCAACGGTCTTATGACGTTGTCGGGCGCGTGGGACAAGATCCGCACCGATCCGATCATCCGCATGATGATCGTTGCCATCGCGTTCTACGGGATGTCGACCTTCGAAGGCCCGATGATGTCGGTGAAAACAGTCAATTCGCTGAGCCACTATACAGAATGGACCATCGGTCACGTTCATTCGGGCGCGCTCGGATGGGTCGGTATGATTACTTTCGGGGCCATCTATTATCTGACGCCTAAGCTCTGGGGCCGCGAGCGGCTCTACAGTCTCCGTATGGTCAACTGGCACTTCTGGCTCGCCACCCTGGGCATCGTCGTCTACGCCGCCGTTCTCTGGGTCGCCGGCATTCAACAGGGTCTGATGTGGCGCGAATACAATTCGCAGGGCTTCCTCGTCTATTCCTTCGCAGAAACCGTCTCAGCGATGTTCCCCTATTACGTGCTGCGCACGCTGGGCGGAACGCTCTACCTGGCGGGCGGGCTCGTGATGGCCTGGAACGTCTTCATGACGATCCGCGGACGCCTGCGCGACGAAGCCGCTATCCCCACCGCTTATGTGCCTCAGGCACAGCCTGCCGAATGAGGTGAACCATGGCATCGATACTGGACAAACATAAGATCCTCGAAAAGAATGCGACGTTGCTACTCGTCGGCTCACTACTGGTCGTCTCGATCGGCGGCATCGTCGAGATCGCGCCGCTCTTCTATCTGCAGAACACGATCGAGAAGGTGGAGGGAATGCGCCCGTACACGCCTCTCGAACTGGCCGGCCGCAACATCTACATTCGCGAGGGTTGCTATCTCTGCCACAGCCAGATGATCCGGCCGTTCCGAGATGAAGTGGAACGCTACGGCCACTATTCGCTCGCCGCGGAATCCATGTACGATCACCCATTCCAGTGGGGATCGAAGCGAACGGGGCCGGACCTGGCGCGTGTCGGCGGCCGGTATTCGAACGAGTGGCATGTCCAGCATCTCTCCGATCCGAGGGGCGTGGTACCAGAATCGATCATGCCTAAATACGCCTTCTTGAAAACCCAAGACGTCACCGTGAAAGACGTCGGCATGGACCTGAAGGCCAACGAGGATGTTGGCGTTCCCTACAGCAATGACATGATCGCCAATGCCGAGGCGGATATGAAGGCGCAGGCAGACCCGAATGCTGATACGACAGCTCTGCTCGCTCGATACCCCAAGGCCAAGATTGGCGATTTCGACGGCGATCCGCAGAAGCTCTCGGAAATGGATGCTCTCGTCGCCTATCTGCAGATGCTCGGCACGCTGGTCGATTTCTCGACCTACGACGATGCGACCGGCTACCGATGAGGTGATCTGATGGAAACATACACGGCAATGCGGCACTTCGCCGACAGTTGGGGGCTTCTGGCGATGGCGGCGTTCTTCGTCTGCGCCGTCGCCTTCACACTCCGCCCCGGCGGCAAGCAGACGGCCAAGGAGGCCGCTGCGATTCCCTT harbors:
- the ccoO gene encoding cytochrome-c oxidase, cbb3-type subunit II — its product is MASILDKHKILEKNATLLLVGSLLVVSIGGIVEIAPLFYLQNTIEKVEGMRPYTPLELAGRNIYIREGCYLCHSQMIRPFRDEVERYGHYSLAAESMYDHPFQWGSKRTGPDLARVGGRYSNEWHVQHLSDPRGVVPESIMPKYAFLKTQDVTVKDVGMDLKANEDVGVPYSNDMIANAEADMKAQADPNADTTALLARYPKAKIGDFDGDPQKLSEMDALVAYLQMLGTLVDFSTYDDATGYR
- a CDS encoding Crp/Fnr family transcriptional regulator, which encodes MLMQGKNAFTNAQPTKHAVATPILSSVFHACPLETIAAGEAICWEGDDATHLFQVVEGVVRLHRIIGEGRRVIIAFHFAGDVIGASLLETFSFTAEAVNECKIRRVSRRSFHHDVARCENIRPAYIDLLCRENAAINDQMVLLSKKNAEERLCSFIVNLASRPGTRRQNVLRVPMNRQDIADYLGLTIETVSRTITKLAARDVVVAEGRHDLKIISMDKLVRLSGGTDDFSDKTCHRVSLH
- a CDS encoding cbb3-type cytochrome c oxidase subunit 3, encoding METYTAMRHFADSWGLLAMAAFFVCAVAFTLRPGGKQTAKEAAAIPLKDD